The Monodelphis domestica isolate mMonDom1 chromosome 7, mMonDom1.pri, whole genome shotgun sequence genome window below encodes:
- the TMEM215 gene encoding transmembrane protein 215, whose amino-acid sequence MRPDDINPRTGLVVALVSVFLVFGFMFTVSGMKGETLGNIPLLAIGPAICLPGIAAIALARKTEGCTKWPENELLWCRKLPCFKKSKDKEVIELLRTPSDLESGKGSSDELVKKTYLRGTTSPKGEVPVASSVTTTITTGQEECKSLVQKVDQDEASRYLEGGCPSGTFPASRSTPNYSALEPKCSTWDRSDCPEPEDSIFFVPQDSIIVCSYKNSPYDRYCCYINSSQISWDHETKV is encoded by the coding sequence ATGAGACCAGATGACATCAACCCGAGGACTGGACTGGTGGTAGCCTTGGTCAGTGTCTTCCTTGTTTTTGGCTTCATGTTCACTGTCTCTGGGATGAAAGGGGAGACCCTGGGGAACATCCCCCTTCTTGCCATAGGACCTGCGATTTGTTTGCCAGGGATAGCTGCCATTGCTCTGGCCCGGAAAACAGAGGGCTGTACAAAATGGCCCGAGAATGAGCTCCTCTGGTGCCGGAAACTCCCCTGCttcaaaaaatcaaaagacaagGAAGTTATCGAACTGCTGAGGACCCCatctgacctggagtcaggaaaggggAGTTCTGATGAGCTGGTGAAAAAGACATACCTCAGAGGCACTACTTCCCCAAAGGGAGAGGTGCCTGTGGCCAGTTCTGTCACTACTACCATTACTACAGGGCAAGAGGAATGCAAGAGTCTGGTCCAAAAGGTGGATCAGGATGAGGCTTCTAGATACCTGGAAGGGGGCTGTCCTTCAGGTACCTTCCCAGCCTCACGGAGTACCCCCAACTAcagtgccttggaaccaaagtgCTCTACTTGGGACAGATCTGACTGCCCGGAACCTGAGGACAGCATTTTCTTTGTACCACAAGACAGTATCATTGTTTGTTCCTACAAGAACAGTCCCTACGACAGATACTGTTGTTACATCAATTCAAGTCAAATCAGTTGGGACCATGAGACAAAAGTTTAA